The genomic window ttctgaaagaggaggaaatttccaataaaaaactacgtactcccagaactctatctccattataatatataattttaatttttagcgaaaaccgctgtgtgagttcgtgaagtgagttacagaatcgcagggcagtatctctattttgttccattttcaacttgtcgactagactaaatGATGATTTCGTTCTTCAGAAAGAGTAGTTTCTATTTTAGACGTTCCATCTAGAATAGTAGTCAAAAGAAATCGCAGCACAATTGGCTATTGTTTATTGGTctgtggactcagtttccgcactaAGACTCTCAATAGGTCCGTTGGGCGTAAATTGCAGCATAATAGATAACATGTATGAAGCCACTGGATGGTAACTGCATAGGCTTAATGAATTATACAAAGTGACAGTGAAATGGGTtgggtattatatttatttctattgaatttttaatagaaaccgGCATGTCCTTTGCCCAAAAATCTTGTATATTTGTCTACAAAGAAAAAGTATAATAGGCGCCACTAATTTAGTAGACTTATTAAATctaattcaataattaataaattggttGTTAATTGAGAATATAACTAGGCCTAACGACATTGTCCTTTGCATAAATTTGACCCTCACTCTCCGCTTTGAATCTCAAGTATTGAACGTGATAGTTAATGGTTAACTAATATAGATAGACCGCCTTGACCGTAACGCGCTTACTTATAAACGGGGATTTTGTGAAAGAATTCAGAGAAACattacaattgttttttattacaaaagtaatttaaaaaatattgtgtaaattttCCTACTTGGCTGTCCAGTCTGGCtgaaagaggttgtagcgccactgattttttattttttttaatataaatatttatgggcttaataaacaaataataatagacagtgtttattataatatgtgtaGGATTTGGGtaagacattttaataaataaaatgccacttaattttcaaataataattctattttaatcaCTCCTAATTTACACAGAGTAATTAGAGTAATATGAGTCAGGGATAAGCTCGCAAGATACAACTAGTGCACCGAGCCACGCCAGAGCCGAGACTGCCTGCGTAAGGCCCGCTCCGCCATTTATAACGACAGACTCAGTAGTGGGGAGAGTGGGGAGACTTGAAGAACCGGCTGTGACGTGCTCGATGCAGGTGTTGTTTGCTATAGGCGCGTACGGCGGTACAGGCGCCGACACGGCCATACTGACATGCGTGCGTCCTCGCACGCGCCTCATCCCATATCTCTGTTACATCAGTTACATAAATTAAGGCGCATAATTTTGGTCTGGTTCAAAGCCCTGCAAAACCATAACAATTAGTCATTTCTGCTAGTCCGGAATTTACATTCCCTGTAGCCATAGCCACTGCATAATTTTGGTCTAGCTCAAAGCCCtgcaaaattaaaacaatccgtattttttttttaacatgtgCCCTGCAACATTATTGGACCGGCATTAGCCCTTCAATAATATTGGACTGGCAAccccttttttttatcatgtCCCCTGCAACACTATTGGACCGGCCTTAAGCCCTTCAATAATGTTGGGCTGGCAACCTATTTTTAACATGTGCCCTGCAACATTATTGGACCGGCATTAGCCCTTCAATAATATTGGACTGGCAAccccttttttttatcatgtGCCCTGCAACACTATTGGACCGGCCTTAAGCCCTTCAATAATGTTGGGCTGGCAAcctcttctttttcttttttttttttacttgtgcCCTGCAACATCATTGGACTGGCCTAAGCCCTTCAACAATGTTGGACtggtaactttttttttttttccataaaCATAACAAGCGCCTCTAAAAGGACGGAACTTTTTCCGTTCTACTTCAGTCATTGATTTTGCAAAGttcgaaattaatatttcccGAATGCTCTGCCAGGTCATTTGATTAGGCTGTATGTTGCGGCGCGACCTTTAAAACAGTGAATACCAGCAATAATCAAATCAACGCCTTCTAAATTCTTCTTGTCAATTATTATGTCATTTAAAGTGCACCAATTGGTTATGTCTGAATCGGTTTCATCCGGGTCAAATGGCACCAACTTGATAGGTATTGATGAATACACAGTTGAGAATTTAAACTATCTGcaattgtcttaaaaatggCTTCCATGCCAGTAGAGAAAAGATACAGTTTGCGGTGGTTGGCCACCACCTCTCCACCCACTATCGAACCGTACGCAGACCTGACTCAAACGCCATCTCTTAAAGAAACAGCTTTGACGCTTTTTAACAGCTAATAACGACATCTATGATTGCTTAAACGTAACCTCGCCGACACGGCCAGTGGCCACCCTGCCGCACCACACGTCCTAGTGTGCTCCCGAAAAGAAAATCCACAGGTCATCAATTCTCAAACTCGGTCATTCTGACCAAATAAAACGAATCATTAGAAATGTTAATGACACAAATCATCAATCACTAAATGTCAGTACCCACATACGGTACCGGACTCGAACGTGTGTACGTGACTGCGAGTGGCGCGAGACGAGCGTCAGTCTGgtattgtttattgtaattCTTCATATTGCTCTGGAGGCAtccttaaataattgttataatctTCAGGACATACACGTAGCTCTTCAATCAAGTTTACGTGGCTGTAATCAGAACGGCGATCTAACCAATCGAGCATCCCCACAAGAATGCCTCCATCAAGCATTACACCGGTGCCTCCATCGAGCACAATTAAGCATTGTGTTGACTACCACTAGGCCCAACAGCCTCAACATCTACTTCGTTACATCACAATCATCTATCACAACTTGACCTTCAGACATTTCTCGCAAATGATCATGAGCGTACTTGAACGTCCGTTTAGAGTCTAGAGCTTTAATAAGATAGCAATCACCATCTAAGACACCCTTGGTCGAGTCAACACGAGAATCTGCACAGTACTATTTACTCTAGGTTATCCTATACCAGTCAAAGTCACGGTCTTGTGTGACCGCCTGCCTCTAAATTTCCAAGAAATCGTTTCTTTTATTCTGAACCCTAATCGTAACAGAATGAAAACTGCTCACCCGAGTGACTCAACCTTCCTAGGGGTGCTGCAACTTCGCACAGATCCTCACAGCAGGTGCACCAGCGTGGCCGGCGCTCGAAGCCGCGTTGCTCAGCTTTGGACAATTCTTCGCATAGTGTCCAACATCTCTGCAGTTGAAGCATGGGCATGGTATGGATGGATGAGGTTGCTGGATGTCGCACATCCCCTGATGTACTAGGAATGCGTTTCAACTAGCATTGCATAGACTTGTGTCCCATCTTGCCACAGTTGAAGCACTGAATGGCAGTTGAAGTGCCAGCCGTGGAGCTCTTAAATTGTTTCGTGTCAGGTTCTTCAGCAGCGTTAGGTTTTCTCTTCCAAAAACGACATCGCCTGCAGCTCCTTTATCATATTGCCCCGTGACACAATTTCAGTTGTAAACGCCAAAAGTTGAACACGCGTTCACATTGTGAAAGATGTGCGAGAACACTCGACCCGGCTATTTCCTCGGTAGtcatattttttcatcttgCCATTATTGATGTCAACATTGTGGCCGCGTACGATGCCAGATTCGCCATTTTTAGGTTtggtgtttatttaaatttaatagaaatggGGCGGCGGTATTCTGATAGTCGTACCATCAGATAAAAAACGCCTTAAATTTGGTCCACGTCATTCCAGGAAAAGCCACTTGTGAAAGCCACTCCGATGCTTGACCTTTCAGAGCCTTGCTCAGGGCAATAACAAGAGAAGCACCCTGCAATTTTTCACTCCTCCATGCACATGCTCGGTGTGGTAATTCATGTGCGGATTAAAATCGAGTAAATGCATCGCTTCGTTAAGTTGAGGGGTTTTCATTGTTTCCAATAACGTCATGAAATTCAGGTTCTGAGCTTCCAACAATCGCTGCCATTTTTAGTTGCTGTCACCGCCATGTGGGTCGTGTGGTtatatcccacttctgatgtAGGATTTGGGtaagacattttaataaataaaatgccacttaattttcaaataataattctattttaatcaCTCCTAATTTACACAGAGTAATTAGAGTAATATGAGTCAGGGATAAGCTCGCAAGATACAACTAGTGCACCGAGCCACGCCAGAGCCGAGACTGCCTGCGTAAGGCCCGCTCCGCCATTTATAACGACAGACTCAGTAGTGGGGAGAGTGGGGAGACTTGAAGAACCGGCTGTGACGTGCTCGATGCAGGTGTTGTTTGCTATAGGCGCGTACGGCGGTACAGGCGCCGACATATGcataactatatatttttcattgtcTATAACTATATATTCCGATAAAGTATCTTCTaaagataaattaaagttCCGTGTTTAAAAGCAAAAGAGTACACTTGCAAAGCTCTGGAGTGaagattaaaaaacttttttacaatttctaaaataaactCTGACCATCACAGAAAATATACATACGTTTGTAACAATGTACTCATGAtgaattataatcattatataaatatttaaagtactaAATAGGTAAGTATAGGATagtcaataattttattactgttttagtcaaaatataaaacgtgAATTAATTGGAAGTGATTTTTTAGAAAACTTGATTTCTCGAAAGAAGAACaagttatataaaacaactatgtactaaagaaaataataaacgtaaAATCTAGTACACACTAGTCGCGTAAACtagatatgttttttatattttgtgtagGTAGACAACaacttaaaagaaatattttaataaaagaaggTACGTCATTTTGTGTGTGTAgccaaattataaacataaactaaaaatttctGCAATTTTATCTGCACTCATATTTCTGACTTATTTTTCTTCCATCTCAAACATAATTCGctgttttgtttatacattatacaaaccCTTGCAAAATTTATGAAGGTAATAAACAAACACGAatctataaaaacattacGCTTTAAGTTTATTCCAAAAATACAATCATCTAACAAATTAGACTTCGCACAGTATCTCGTATTTCCTGTATCCAATTTCGGAGCCTCCATACGAAATGTAGCACCGCCTGTGACTTGGGTGAAcctaaaacaaaacacgagCGTTATTTATATCCATGATCATTATGACGTCAAATACGCCtgttattgcaataataaacTGATCTATCGTGGTTATGAATTGGTTATTAATACACCAATGGATATTGAGTTGTTTTCTATCGTCTAGGAACTTTGtgttcagtttttttttatcatcgcaataatgttaatttatctatataaaaactgaaaatattttatgatacaatTTGAGAGTTGGTACGACTACCATAGTAGATTCTTTACAAAAGAGGAAGTCCATacagatacataaaaaaaaagctatACGTAGCTATCAAATATTTCGTTCTAATCAAGGCAGCAAAAGTTTCTTCTAGACGCTAATGGGTAGCGTAAAGCGGGCGATGGACTtctctttaaaaataagcaatttctacttgtttataaaaaacagaCACATAATTGTCTGTTTCCGTACTGGAGGCGTGtcttaaacaataaaacattctttaaccgagttatttttatattattttaataattcggTGTCAATACTTGCCGAATTAGGGTGAATGGCAACATAtttggttaaataaataaatgatcgcgatgtaatagttattataagtataaacattttcaataaataaatgaaaatcggtaatacttaaaaaaattgatttaatttaagtttatctGTAAATTTATCATGTGATAAGATATACATGTGATTATATATTTCTGAATATTgcacattttttatcaaaaattttatcttaCAGACTACTCATAAATTGCAATCTATTGCCTTATCATTAATAGGTTTGGTAAATTACACactttaaatactttatacaaTTAACAATTAGTGACCTTTATAGGTCAAAATACTTGATATTTGCCTAATCAATTTTGATCAGAcgctaatttatattaaattacacgGGACGATCCGTGTGGCTCGATAAATTACCAATTAGAGAGGATACAATATTTGGCTAAACATTCTATAAGCATTAACAAAAGTTGTGGTGGATGAAGCGTAAGAGGCATGTCAGGACAGGCAGTGGAGTTGGTGTCTGCCTATACCTCCGGGAAAGAGGCGggatgtataaattattaaaaaaaatgttatttctcaatttttttttactgtatttttGTCGTGTACATAGTAGCTGTTTTTGTAAGAAATTACTTGTCATTAATGATGTATGGATTTGGATTTGGTATATCAGGTATACAACTGTAtaggaattaaataaaatatttacgataaaaatgttataacaagttaatcttaaaatataaatatacttttttttaacttaaagaGAAGCAATtcccacacactcactcatgcaACAGGCGTGTTGaaaacagttaaaaatttaaaaacaaaaataaataaaataaaagttgcaaattatatatacatatatataattaagtatatatttataattaagtttgttatggaagagctggcacaggtatttttttactcaaAAGAGTTCCCAATTCTTACGCATTATATatgaacacatttttatttttatattatagtaattcCGTTCTATATGAGTTTATGGTAACTGTAACCGTTCACGCAACCCAAGGATTAAACTACAATTTACAGATTCAACTTTTGTCACACAGTAATCAATCTAaattctgaaccaattcgactgaggttcttcaagaaaagagcgtacaaatttTTGAAAGCTCGGTAACCTTGCCATCTGGTAGtttgagtgtctatgggctgcggtatcacttaacagatgagcctcctgcccatttgtcCTCTATTAAAAATCGCAAACAAGACCAACCAAATAACCTGGCATGAGTTGtcagttattttaatatttatttgataaactTACTTTTCCTGGAGTAAGAGAACCTCTATGTTTAACTCTACCAAGGTAAAGGGGCTCGCCATCAGCGGTATTTCCGGCTGGTATAGCCCCATCAGGAATCGTGTCATCCATTGTAGGTACCCACTGGACTGCTTCTGGTTGTGCGCAAAGTACCTAAAATGAGCCATCACACTAATTATacgaatatattaaattactagcgacccgccccggcttcgcacgggtgtaatgctgatactaaatacactacagaaaaactgtgcggccggccggtaccgccgcaaacgctacgtcccgcaatttttaaatctgtaatatcttcgaaaatattcacttaaatcatacggtgtaaagggccatatagatctatattaaatgaacaatgtattcaaggtatttaattggttaaggattaatgctgtattggttaaaatcccttcgaaaattagccattatttgtcgtaaaaagtaaatgacaaaaaaaagttattgtgggttatccataagagatagacatataccatcacggacttttctgtagaccttttcaatgtgtacaatacttagtacattattttgataaaactcgtagggttcagcctgcgtttgtaatgtaagcggaaaaaatgtaattatttacgacatcacattagaaacctcaaaaataagaGTACTTCttcactatttaatggatgttattatacatataaaccttcctcttgaatcactctatctattaaaaaaaccgctgtgtagtttcaaagatttaaccatacaaagggaaatagggacagagaaagcgactttgttttatactatgtagtgattccgtataattaataatcttaaCTAATGTAATACCTGGATGGAACGTTACAGAGATACAGaggactttaaaaaatattacaaagacGATAAATAATGTCCACAGCTAGGACTAACCTTCTGAAAAGGGCACATATGATTCGgtgtattaatttagttaacgaATTACATAGGTTAACGGACCTTTTTCATTGTCCGTTGTGTGAATTGGCAGAATTTCAGGaaagttctattatttgttagtgctTATAGTGGTTAGttaatttcttgtattttttaatatgtaattttgtttttcctaatTCATTTCgtatgtttgatttttttgtttcgtctgtaaattttattcacttaCTGTGCACTCTTGTCAATTAAGGGTCGCCTGTTAAGgagtgttttttataaataaaatgcttaaATTTTACACTGCTATACCTCAAAATCGTGAACGGGCACTTCCCTGCCACGTAAAGGTACGTATGCCGCACCGTGCTTGACAGCTAACTTTCCAGGAATCAGACCATTTTCTACGTACGACCTAATGGCCCATAACGGACTGCGATCCCAACCCTCTTTACCAGCTAAATATGCACGACTCATAAGGGTGTAAGCGGTCTGACGAGATGCTGGTGCCCAGTCCACTGCAGGTGCTATGAAAAAAATCAATCGTGATTCAAGGATGACACTTAAGGGTTTTAAGAGTCGATTTGAACAAAAATATCTGAGTAACTGTTACATGGATAATCCGATCAATCTTAGATTTTCTATAGTATTCTAAATTCCGAACTAATTTGACAGGGGTCCTTGAAGAAAAaagcgtacaaattcttaagatgggtaacgcacttgcgaacctTCTGGTATGTGAGTATCTATGGgctgcggtatcacttaacgtcaGATGACTCTCGACTTTACAAATGggaaataaactaaaatgcaTATGTGTATACAAAGTAAGAAAACggcatatattatttattttccccGCTTACCACTAAATCGTACTATCACGTGATCAACACATCGGATAAAAGCagttaaaatgcaatgctgccaaaatattattgagataaatttaattttccttcGCCGCATTTCGGATATGAAGTAAGGTCCGAATTCgctgaattaattttaataatattgaatactTAATACGTCcttaaaagataaatattaatattaattattgtacaaGAATTTTAACTAGTATTAAATATGTCCCCCCCTTATTCATcaaacatatatgtataaggggtaaaataaatagtaggaCCAAATGTGAtctaatattacaattatcgCAATCAAGTACGAAGGTATAACACTAGTATATTTTGGCTTTAGTATATAAGTTACTCTTATAAATATCTAGATTTGATCATAATCCAATTGTTGCTTAAACTTCCACAACAGCTACTTTCGATAAATCCAAGAAATTGGCGTACTTACCATCAACGACTTCTACTGGTTCCGGAATTTCAACAGGCTCAGGGTATGTGGGTGGTGTTGCAGGTAATGGATCGATGCCAACGAAAGGCATAGGGGGTGGTGGGTAGCCAATGTATGGTTCGTTTGGATCTACAAACAATACATGTCAAATCGTAGAACTCCTTTAGTTTTcttgaaattgaattaaaaaaataatcttgcgagtaaacttttaatatcCGTGGCAGAAATGGTGTTTacgcatttttttacattccttagggtcgattcgaccaaacaagagtaaatcttaatcttagaataaatcgtcagttaatcgaaagtaaatcaattttacgttttaccaactacaaattctaagaatagtgggcttattcgggaattgctactataccgccgtttcgcacggaataacagctattcctagaataatttaatggcgtcagtcagtccaatcagctgatttctgtcattttacaaatatgtattctgtgttttaatttcaagtcaacgcaacgcactaaattaatagtctagcattgtataatgaaacgtttaaacaatttattatttatttatttatttttagattttttattttctataatattagaatgaaattcaactaggctcaacagaagttcctttttagacgaaagcctcaaacaaacaacaaataaaaactttttgttgtcgtttgacacctgttaaaagctactttttcacactataatacggcaaaatcgagttgacatgatgtatgctcttacactgtcccgttgtagaacaacatttatttgccgagttttattttcgttcaccattctcttgctattcgcgtattgttattcctagcgcaattatactatcgattacgtggacaaacgactatggatttactcgagattaaaatcatggaatagattattcttggtatagttactcgtgtataaattgaagtttggtcgaatcgacccttaatATTTGCGTTAGAAATTTaccaaatatttttgaaatatagtatatatattccAGTCAGTATATTAGTCGAGTCATCCAATCGAAATTCAATTCATTTCAATTCATTTCAttcaatttcataataataaattttaggaCAGAAAACATATAGGTATATTCAATTGTCTTTGTCATTGAGTTTGGAGTCTATGGCTCGATTGGCACTATGATGCCGTTTACGGTCCGTTTTCGCTCCAGTCTCTGTCCAATTAAATCTTGCTGTGTCTACACTACTGAAAATACTCTGATTCTTAGgccctttctccactgctccggtccgacgtcggataccggaatgagtcatgagaaaaatatcggaagGCCGGATTGCGCTTCTCCACTATAT from Pieris napi chromosome 3, ilPieNapi1.2, whole genome shotgun sequence includes these protein-coding regions:
- the LOC125063704 gene encoding uncharacterized protein LOC125063704 codes for the protein MSFDPNEPYIGYPPPPMPFVGIDPLPATPPTYPEPVEIPEPVEVVDAPAVDWAPASRQTAYTLMSRAYLAGKEGWDRSPLWAIRSYVENGLIPGKLAVKHGAAYVPLRGREVPVHDFEVLCAQPEAVQWVPTMDDTIPDGAIPAGNTADGEPLYLGRVKHRGSLTPGKVHPSHRRCYISYGGSEIGYRKYEILCEV